A single window of Rubripirellula lacrimiformis DNA harbors:
- the rsgA gene encoding ribosome small subunit-dependent GTPase A, producing the protein MAKKKKSSKQRTDFRKHHQGRVRQGDLTRDFAGGKELADLSHGERVSGKGDLTRKRTVIAESEADAAIAEAELMTGRVISAHGLKSKVMTDDGTMYECAIRQVLKSLSIDGRSAVVAGDHVWFRAQSPQDGMIERVGDRHGIICRTSRGQQHVIVANIDYLLIIASAAQPGLKPVLIDRFLLTAKQCDVEPVIVINKVDLVDTAPLQPIIGAYAALGYRVLMTSAESGMGVDYLRELLHGKQTALAGQSGVGKSSLLNVVQPGLGLAIGRVSTDNDKGRHTTTSSQLIPLAGGGAVFDTPGIRQFQLWDISAGEVAGLMPDVRPYVSACRYPNCLHLSEDDCAVKDAVADGRIDARRYDAYCHLLEDDLLTITR; encoded by the coding sequence ATGGCAAAGAAAAAGAAAAGCTCGAAGCAGCGCACCGACTTTCGCAAACACCACCAAGGTCGTGTTCGCCAAGGCGATCTGACTCGGGACTTTGCCGGCGGGAAAGAACTGGCCGATCTATCGCATGGCGAGCGAGTCAGCGGCAAGGGAGACCTGACTCGCAAACGAACGGTGATCGCCGAAAGCGAAGCAGACGCCGCGATTGCCGAAGCGGAACTGATGACCGGCCGCGTGATCAGTGCCCATGGTCTGAAAAGCAAGGTGATGACCGATGATGGCACGATGTACGAATGTGCGATCCGCCAAGTTCTGAAGTCGCTTAGCATCGATGGCCGATCGGCCGTGGTCGCCGGCGACCATGTCTGGTTTCGCGCTCAGTCGCCTCAGGATGGCATGATCGAACGCGTCGGTGATCGACACGGGATCATTTGCCGGACCAGTCGCGGACAACAACACGTCATCGTCGCCAACATCGACTACTTGTTGATCATCGCGAGTGCCGCGCAACCAGGGCTGAAACCGGTCTTGATCGACCGCTTCCTGTTGACCGCAAAACAGTGCGATGTCGAACCGGTGATCGTGATCAACAAAGTCGACTTGGTTGATACGGCGCCTCTGCAGCCGATCATCGGTGCATATGCCGCATTGGGTTACCGAGTCCTGATGACGTCCGCTGAATCGGGAATGGGCGTCGACTATCTGCGTGAACTTCTGCACGGCAAACAAACTGCGTTGGCAGGCCAAAGCGGCGTCGGCAAGAGCAGCCTCCTGAATGTCGTCCAGCCCGGACTGGGATTGGCGATCGGCCGCGTCAGCACCGACAACGACAAAGGACGCCATACCACCACATCATCCCAGTTGATCCCACTAGCCGGTGGCGGCGCGGTCTTTGACACGCCGGGGATCCGCCAATTTCAACTCTGGGACATCTCCGCCGGCGAAGTCGCAGGGCTGATGCCAGATGTACGCCCCTATGTCAGCGCCTGCCGGTACCCCAACTGCCTGCACCTCAGCGAGGACGACTGTGCCGTCAAAGACGCAGTCGCCGATGGCCGCATCGATGCCCGTCGCTACGACGCGTACTGCCACCTACTCGAAGACGACTTGCTGACGATCACGCGTTAG
- the ftsH gene encoding ATP-dependent zinc metalloprotease FtsH gives MDKKSDDNGAPNRPTPDRPNSGRPNSGRPDSGKPSSGPDNSGRDNANQDPQQNRRGNNSLLIALILAALVVMLFYNREEERSLVSASFFQTQLAKDNVENIRIGENQVYGTFKIRPEAPAVEVDGEKEIRKDEDGEPEKYLEKFAFNRSTDAGWVVQLQDQLEKANVEYGYLSKDNTEQIVYFLLMVGLPLGVLFFLFMMLRRGRSDMMGGGFLSGFSKSPAKRFEASDKMVTFKEVAGLDGVKADLQEIVDFLKTPEKFQKLGGRVPKGVLLNGPPGTGKTLLARAVAGEAGVPFYSVNGSEFIQMFVGVGASRVRDLFKTAKENSPAIIFIDEIDAVGRQRGAGLGGGHDEREQTLNQILGEMDGFGGTQAVIVIAATNRPDVLDPALLRPGRFDRHITVGRPTMKGREEIFKVHVRDVPLADDVDLHRLAAGTVGLTGADIRNMVNEAALWAARHDKKVVDMADFDNARDKILMGAKREEVLLDSEKEKTAYHEAGHTLTAWHLDGANVVHKVTIIPRGRALGVTQYVPNEDRLSISKRELDHQLIVLLGGRAAEKIIYNETCVGAENDLERATSIARRMVTHWGMSAKIGPVSYKTSDEDPFLGREIHQTRQFSEHTQELVDEEVARLLMEADQKAEQLLREHRAELEKITRALLEHEELGEAELTELIGESIQVRTRKTDGVAQTMAPESAAEHSPGPAVQ, from the coding sequence ATGGACAAGAAGTCAGACGACAATGGCGCCCCCAATCGGCCGACCCCCGACCGACCAAACTCTGGCCGACCAAACTCTGGCCGACCTGATTCGGGCAAACCAAGTTCGGGCCCAGACAACTCGGGCCGCGATAACGCCAACCAGGATCCCCAGCAGAATCGCCGTGGAAACAATTCGCTGCTGATCGCGCTGATCCTGGCCGCATTGGTGGTGATGCTGTTCTACAACCGCGAAGAAGAGCGGTCCTTGGTTTCGGCCAGCTTTTTCCAAACGCAATTGGCCAAAGACAACGTCGAAAACATTCGCATTGGCGAAAACCAGGTCTACGGGACCTTCAAGATCCGCCCCGAAGCACCTGCGGTCGAAGTGGACGGGGAAAAAGAGATTCGCAAGGACGAAGACGGCGAACCAGAGAAGTACCTAGAGAAGTTCGCTTTCAACCGTTCGACCGACGCCGGTTGGGTGGTCCAGTTGCAGGACCAACTTGAAAAAGCCAACGTCGAATACGGGTACCTATCCAAAGACAACACCGAACAGATCGTCTACTTCCTGTTGATGGTTGGGTTGCCTTTGGGCGTGCTGTTCTTCCTGTTCATGATGCTGCGGCGTGGTCGCAGCGACATGATGGGCGGTGGCTTTCTATCGGGATTCAGCAAGAGTCCGGCGAAACGCTTCGAAGCCAGTGACAAAATGGTCACGTTCAAAGAGGTGGCCGGGTTGGACGGCGTGAAAGCCGACCTGCAAGAAATCGTGGACTTCCTAAAGACCCCTGAAAAGTTCCAAAAACTAGGCGGCCGGGTGCCCAAAGGAGTGCTGCTAAACGGGCCTCCCGGTACCGGCAAAACCTTGCTGGCACGCGCCGTGGCGGGCGAAGCCGGTGTCCCGTTCTACAGCGTCAACGGTAGCGAATTCATCCAAATGTTCGTCGGTGTGGGGGCCAGCCGTGTGCGGGACCTCTTCAAGACGGCCAAAGAAAACAGCCCGGCGATCATCTTCATCGACGAAATCGATGCGGTCGGTCGTCAACGTGGCGCTGGCTTGGGTGGCGGACATGACGAACGCGAACAAACGCTGAACCAGATCCTAGGCGAGATGGACGGCTTCGGTGGCACCCAGGCTGTGATTGTCATTGCCGCCACCAACCGACCCGACGTGCTGGACCCTGCATTGCTGCGTCCCGGCCGATTTGACCGACACATCACTGTCGGGCGTCCCACGATGAAGGGCCGCGAAGAAATCTTTAAGGTCCACGTCCGTGATGTTCCGCTAGCCGACGATGTCGATTTGCATCGCTTGGCTGCTGGCACGGTGGGCCTGACCGGCGCGGACATCCGCAACATGGTCAACGAAGCTGCCCTTTGGGCCGCCCGCCACGACAAAAAAGTGGTCGACATGGCGGACTTTGACAACGCCCGCGACAAAATCCTGATGGGTGCCAAACGGGAAGAAGTGCTGCTGGATAGCGAGAAGGAAAAGACCGCTTATCACGAAGCCGGCCACACCCTGACAGCCTGGCATCTGGACGGCGCCAACGTGGTGCACAAGGTCACGATCATCCCGCGTGGTCGAGCACTGGGTGTGACCCAGTACGTTCCCAACGAAGACCGTCTTAGCATCAGCAAACGCGAACTCGATCACCAGTTGATCGTGTTGCTGGGCGGCCGCGCAGCAGAGAAAATCATCTACAACGAGACCTGTGTGGGTGCCGAAAACGATCTCGAACGCGCGACCAGCATCGCCCGCCGGATGGTCACGCACTGGGGCATGAGCGCCAAGATCGGACCGGTCAGCTACAAGACCAGCGATGAAGATCCATTCTTGGGACGCGAAATCCACCAAACCCGTCAGTTCAGCGAACATACGCAAGAATTGGTCGACGAAGAAGTCGCTCGCCTCCTGATGGAAGCGGACCAGAAAGCCGAGCAGTTGCTACGTGAACACCGCGCCGAACTGGAAAAGATCACTCGGGCGCTGCTGGAACACGAAGAACTCGGCGAAGCCGAATTGACCGAACTGATCGGTGAATCGATCCAAGTGCGAACGCGGAAAACCGACGGGGTGGCACAAACGATGGCCCCCGAAAGTGCCGCCGAACACAGCCCCGGACCGGCCGTTCAGTAG
- a CDS encoding RecQ family ATP-dependent DNA helicase, which produces MADTSDPTALLGRFGLTSFRPGQREVVDAVASGKDVMCVMPTGGGKSLCYQLPSLARSGTTIVVSPLIALMKDQVDALQNLGIAARLINSTLSASQQTDVMNEMAAGKLDLVYVAPERLRNSRFLEATESAGITLLAIDEAHCVSEWGHDFRPDYSRLGRFRRRYLNNVQTIALTATATPLVRDDVIEILGLDHPQTFVTGFARTNLRFSVSPAKTDQEKNDTLLAYLQSQTGSGIIYAATRKRCEELADWLPEKVRRPIGVYHAGLDPGQRRKVQDDFMSGKLSAIVATNAFGMGIDKSDIRYVVHYNMPGSLEAYYQEAGRAGRDGLNSECRLLFSYSDRYIQEFFIDNRYPSKETVRKVYEFLLTREEDPIELTLDQVREAIDVKDGSESIGTAQTLLAKSGVLRRLDPNANYAMLRIDSDAPSMLDYLPKEAKIRRKVMLAIEKIVGRRRHEDVFVRPARLQEMADVKKDQLTRTLRELRRLKAFDYVPPFRGRAVHFTDRDRSFDELQIDFAELAQRKAAETEKLESVIQFARTSGCRQRVILSYFGETEADNCGTCDRCAPNDGSVGRGSDVSLTIAMKGVDPVSLLRGIRVVLSGVTRMHGRFGKILVAQMLCGSKSKKLQQWRLNRLSTYGLLSELKQSEVVAVMDALTESGLLEQKEVDERRPTIHMTEAGKQVMLGNAPLPPSVRLSPPLAKRLSRASREIESGDVQTESAGTDSESTTPDADAAPPDASEATTAEVLETLKRWRRKTAAALGIPAFRVLTNSTMQRVAQASPRNSAQLENIAGVGSATIEQFGYDLIQLISTALDEIEGSPCVELESPSLDGDQDGGSKDSDAAPATSAAAISAQATSAAATPSPADPPPVPESAGSATSDSVPATTGAGTPATPTAPSGIIAADTPDASPTSGAESAQLADAPDVGDAYWTWRLFRDGYSAHQVAEIRRCDKEAVINDLVKAALTGHTVDPNWADSPQGSQRIRRAVSSDTIVG; this is translated from the coding sequence ATGGCTGACACCTCGGATCCAACTGCACTGCTAGGCCGTTTTGGACTGACCAGTTTCCGGCCTGGCCAGCGAGAAGTCGTCGATGCCGTCGCCAGCGGCAAAGATGTGATGTGTGTGATGCCCACCGGCGGGGGCAAGAGCCTGTGTTACCAGCTGCCCAGCTTGGCTAGATCCGGTACGACCATCGTCGTTTCGCCGCTGATCGCGCTGATGAAGGACCAGGTCGACGCGCTTCAGAACCTGGGCATCGCGGCCCGATTGATCAACAGCACTTTGTCGGCCTCGCAGCAGACCGATGTGATGAACGAGATGGCGGCGGGCAAATTGGACCTGGTCTACGTCGCTCCCGAACGACTTCGCAACAGCCGTTTTCTAGAAGCGACCGAATCGGCTGGCATCACGTTGTTGGCGATCGACGAAGCCCACTGCGTCAGCGAATGGGGGCACGATTTCCGGCCCGATTATTCGCGTTTGGGTCGGTTCCGGCGACGTTACTTGAACAACGTCCAAACGATCGCGTTGACCGCGACGGCCACGCCACTGGTCCGCGACGACGTGATCGAAATCTTGGGTTTGGATCACCCCCAAACCTTTGTGACCGGGTTCGCCCGTACCAATCTTCGGTTTAGTGTTTCGCCCGCGAAGACGGATCAGGAAAAGAACGACACACTGCTGGCTTACCTGCAATCACAAACCGGGTCCGGCATCATCTATGCCGCCACACGCAAACGATGCGAGGAACTGGCCGACTGGTTGCCGGAAAAGGTGCGCCGCCCGATCGGTGTCTATCATGCCGGACTGGACCCTGGGCAACGCCGCAAAGTCCAAGACGACTTCATGTCGGGCAAACTGTCCGCGATCGTTGCCACCAACGCGTTTGGCATGGGCATCGACAAGTCGGACATCCGGTATGTCGTCCATTACAACATGCCAGGCAGCTTGGAAGCGTATTACCAAGAGGCGGGCAGGGCAGGGCGAGACGGATTGAACAGTGAATGCCGTTTGCTGTTTTCGTACAGCGATCGATACATCCAAGAATTCTTTATCGACAACCGCTATCCGTCCAAAGAAACCGTCCGCAAGGTTTACGAATTCCTGCTGACACGCGAAGAAGACCCGATCGAATTGACTTTGGACCAAGTTCGCGAAGCCATCGACGTCAAAGACGGCAGCGAATCGATTGGAACCGCGCAAACTCTGCTGGCGAAATCCGGTGTGCTGCGGCGACTCGATCCGAACGCCAACTACGCGATGCTGCGGATCGACAGCGATGCACCATCGATGCTGGACTATTTACCCAAAGAAGCCAAGATTCGTCGCAAGGTCATGTTGGCGATTGAAAAAATCGTTGGCCGTCGGCGACACGAAGACGTCTTCGTTCGCCCAGCTCGACTGCAAGAAATGGCCGACGTCAAAAAGGACCAACTGACACGGACGCTGCGGGAACTGCGACGCCTGAAAGCGTTTGACTATGTGCCGCCGTTCCGGGGCCGAGCGGTGCATTTCACCGACCGTGACCGCAGCTTTGACGAACTGCAGATCGACTTCGCCGAACTCGCACAGCGGAAAGCTGCGGAAACCGAAAAACTTGAATCGGTCATCCAGTTTGCTCGCACGTCGGGTTGCCGCCAACGAGTCATCCTGAGCTACTTCGGCGAAACCGAAGCCGACAACTGTGGCACCTGTGACCGATGTGCCCCCAACGATGGCAGCGTCGGACGCGGATCCGATGTCTCGCTGACGATCGCCATGAAAGGCGTCGACCCGGTTTCGCTGCTGCGCGGCATCCGAGTAGTGCTTAGCGGCGTGACACGGATGCACGGACGGTTCGGAAAAATCTTGGTCGCCCAGATGCTGTGCGGATCCAAAAGCAAAAAACTGCAACAGTGGCGACTGAACCGGCTCAGCACCTACGGGCTGTTGTCAGAACTGAAACAGTCCGAAGTGGTGGCGGTGATGGACGCGTTGACCGAATCGGGATTGCTAGAACAAAAAGAAGTCGACGAACGGCGACCAACGATCCACATGACCGAAGCTGGAAAACAGGTGATGTTGGGCAACGCGCCGCTGCCGCCATCGGTCCGCCTATCACCGCCGTTGGCCAAGCGATTGTCGCGGGCATCACGCGAGATCGAATCGGGGGACGTGCAAACCGAATCGGCCGGCACCGATTCCGAATCGACCACCCCGGACGCCGACGCTGCGCCGCCCGACGCTTCCGAAGCCACGACGGCCGAAGTCCTGGAAACTCTGAAACGATGGCGTCGCAAGACAGCCGCGGCGCTGGGGATCCCGGCATTCCGTGTTTTGACCAACTCGACCATGCAGCGAGTCGCACAGGCATCACCTCGAAATTCCGCTCAATTGGAAAACATCGCCGGCGTCGGTTCGGCGACGATCGAACAATTCGGCTACGACCTGATTCAGCTGATCAGCACCGCCTTGGACGAAATCGAGGGCAGCCCCTGTGTCGAACTGGAATCTCCATCGCTGGACGGGGATCAGGATGGGGGATCGAAAGATTCGGACGCGGCCCCAGCAACATCGGCCGCGGCAATATCGGCACAGGCAACATCGGCCGCGGCAACACCGTCACCAGCGGATCCGCCCCCCGTGCCTGAGTCCGCTGGTTCTGCGACCAGCGATTCTGTACCGGCAACGACCGGGGCCGGCACCCCCGCGACACCAACGGCCCCATCTGGGATCATCGCGGCGGACACCCCGGATGCATCCCCCACGTCGGGCGCCGAATCGGCCCAACTGGCGGACGCCCCGGACGTTGGCGACGCTTACTGGACGTGGCGACTGTTCCGCGACGGCTATTCTGCCCACCAAGTTGCCGAAATCCGTCGATGTGACAAAGAAGCGGTCATCAATGATCTGGTGAAGGCTGCGTTAACCGGCCACACTGTGGACCCCAACTGGGCGGATTCCCCCCAGGGATCCCAGCGAATCCGCCGCGCCGTGTCCTCCGACACCATCGTCGGTTAG
- a CDS encoding CPXCG motif-containing cysteine-rich protein codes for MDNEGTYICDSCGEEIVIPLDPVEGRSQQYVEDCPVCCNPSVIHVDWVDDEPRVWAEAEQDH; via the coding sequence ATGGACAACGAAGGAACTTACATTTGCGATAGCTGCGGCGAAGAGATTGTGATTCCGCTGGATCCTGTCGAAGGTCGGTCGCAGCAGTATGTCGAGGACTGTCCGGTGTGCTGCAACCCCAGCGTGATTCACGTCGACTGGGTCGACGACGAACCGCGGGTGTGGGCCGAGGCCGAACAGGACCACTAA
- a CDS encoding rhomboid family intramembrane serine protease codes for MLLMPYGTDAPTPYLPITTGIVMVLNVALFLATGMGDTLHYDWLIIQFHWIHPLQWISGVFMHASWLHLVGNMIFLWCFGQVVEGKIGWRRFAILYFQLAFFDGMITQLAGYFTVSAGGALGASGVIFALMVIAIIWAPMNDMHFLFIYYVFVREIDFKIVQVGLFYIACDFLGAYFNHFSVSTPVLHLLGVIVGIPFGVYMLRSGKVDCEGWDLFSRYGTIGQLRWSFNPLLIVGSLFRTRHALADAEMTLQNRKAYQDDSALRQIRANPHLYSHPTPSVRAAVARNATASTPHNAAILIRSLSEAIANEQESAAWSIFQKAGGTIGWHILHEELLVRLIGLLTKRRLFDESIQPLQQLVRRDSARSNAACLQIAKIQLFHQGDPVVATATLNQMTGPLSSKTEAKRKSILNACQIRR; via the coding sequence ATGCTGTTGATGCCCTACGGCACCGATGCGCCCACGCCGTACCTTCCCATCACAACCGGGATCGTGATGGTTTTGAATGTCGCGTTATTTTTGGCGACCGGCATGGGCGATACGTTGCACTACGATTGGTTGATCATCCAATTCCATTGGATCCACCCGTTGCAATGGATCAGCGGTGTTTTCATGCACGCGTCCTGGTTGCACCTAGTCGGCAACATGATTTTCTTGTGGTGCTTTGGCCAGGTGGTCGAAGGAAAGATCGGCTGGCGTCGGTTCGCGATCCTGTATTTCCAACTGGCGTTTTTCGATGGAATGATCACGCAGCTAGCCGGTTACTTCACCGTATCGGCCGGCGGCGCCCTGGGTGCATCGGGAGTGATCTTTGCGTTGATGGTGATCGCCATCATCTGGGCGCCGATGAACGATATGCACTTCCTGTTCATCTATTACGTATTTGTACGAGAGATCGATTTCAAGATCGTTCAGGTCGGCCTCTTTTACATCGCTTGCGACTTTCTAGGCGCCTATTTCAATCACTTCAGTGTGTCGACACCCGTTCTGCATCTGCTGGGCGTGATCGTCGGGATCCCGTTCGGCGTGTACATGCTTCGCAGCGGAAAAGTGGACTGCGAAGGCTGGGATCTGTTTTCACGCTACGGCACCATTGGCCAGCTCCGATGGTCTTTCAATCCACTGCTGATCGTCGGCTCTCTGTTTCGCACTCGCCATGCTTTGGCCGATGCCGAAATGACGCTACAGAATCGCAAGGCGTATCAGGATGACTCGGCACTACGTCAAATCCGAGCCAACCCGCATTTGTATTCCCATCCAACCCCATCCGTACGCGCTGCGGTGGCAAGAAACGCGACGGCCAGCACGCCACACAATGCCGCAATCTTGATCCGATCGCTCAGCGAGGCGATTGCCAATGAACAGGAATCTGCGGCCTGGTCCATCTTCCAGAAAGCAGGTGGAACGATCGGATGGCATATCCTGCACGAAGAACTGCTGGTTCGACTGATCGGACTGCTGACCAAACGCCGCCTGTTCGACGAATCAATCCAGCCTCTGCAACAACTGGTGCGCCGCGACAGCGCCCGATCCAACGCGGCATGTTTGCAGATCGCCAAGATCCAATTGTTCCATCAGGGCGACCCCGTGGTTGCGACAGCGACCTTGAACCAGATGACAGGTCCGTTGAGTAGCAAAACCGAAGCAAAACGAAAATCGATTCTGAACGCCTGCCAGATCCGAAGGTAG
- a CDS encoding dihydrodipicolinate synthase family protein, whose translation MAERISGILTPNITPVDASGRVDEDKLCGYVDWLIESGVDGLYPNGSTGEFVRFTPAERRRIAEVVIQQAAGRVPVLAGAAEANARETIAACDAYGAMGARAVAIVAPFYYRLSSEGVYAYFREIADNVSIDVTLYNIPLFASPIDVPTVIRLASECPRVVGIKDSSGDLPNMMRMIAAIRPMREEFTFLTGWDAALVPMLIAGCDGGTNATSGVVPELTGAIYRSVKAGEIERAMRLQYQLLPLFDAMISLGEFPEGFRAGARSRGWDLGPGRVPISAAQREDIQRTQRQIDALVNDSSSLDDDQPLGMPADTIQQIVQSVMRQLK comes from the coding sequence ATGGCTGAACGCATTTCTGGAATTTTGACACCCAACATCACCCCAGTGGATGCGTCCGGTCGTGTCGACGAAGACAAGCTGTGCGGCTATGTCGACTGGCTAATCGAAAGCGGTGTCGATGGCTTGTACCCCAACGGCAGCACCGGCGAATTTGTTCGATTCACTCCCGCCGAACGCCGCCGAATCGCCGAAGTGGTGATCCAACAGGCCGCCGGCCGTGTGCCCGTATTGGCGGGTGCCGCCGAAGCCAACGCACGCGAAACGATCGCAGCCTGTGACGCCTACGGCGCGATGGGCGCCCGCGCCGTCGCCATCGTTGCACCGTTTTACTATCGGTTGTCCAGCGAAGGCGTCTACGCCTACTTTCGCGAGATCGCCGATAACGTTTCGATCGATGTCACGCTGTACAACATCCCGTTGTTTGCATCGCCGATCGATGTCCCCACGGTGATCCGACTGGCATCGGAATGCCCCCGCGTGGTCGGCATCAAAGACAGTTCCGGCGACCTGCCCAACATGATGCGAATGATTGCCGCGATTCGCCCCATGCGAGAAGAATTCACGTTCCTGACCGGTTGGGACGCGGCCTTGGTGCCGATGTTGATTGCCGGCTGTGATGGCGGCACCAATGCGACCAGCGGAGTTGTGCCCGAATTGACGGGCGCGATTTACCGCAGTGTCAAAGCGGGCGAAATCGAACGAGCCATGCGACTGCAGTACCAACTGCTGCCTCTGTTTGACGCCATGATCAGCCTGGGCGAATTCCCCGAAGGTTTCCGTGCGGGTGCACGATCACGTGGCTGGGATTTGGGCCCCGGACGCGTACCGATCTCAGCGGCTCAGCGCGAAGACATCCAGCGGACCCAGCGTCAAATCGATGCCTTGGTCAACGATTCGTCATCGCTGGACGATGATCAACCCTTGGGCATGCCCGCCGACACGATCCAGCAGATCGTGCAAAGCGTGATGCGGCAGCTGAAATAG